AATGAATTAATACAAAAAGCCCTTTTAACTCGTCCCAGTACGTGACCATTTTATTTAACGTGAAACTTAAATTTGGAGAACTTTGAGCCCCACAGGTTAAGAAGGGAAGCATCTTACCAGCTCTTGTGGAGGGCTGCCAGTGGCTTTCTTCCTCTGGTTCCTGCAAGTGTCTTAGCCCTAATAGCAAATACGTCAGGGAAcgggctgctctgcctccttctGATTGtcctttctctcccccttccccccgcgACAGCGTTGGCTCTGGACATTACACTGCATACGCAGCTCACGAAGGCCGCTGGTTCCATTTCAACGACAGTACTGTAACTCTGACCGATGAGGAGACTGTGGTAAAGGCCAAGGCCTACATCCTCTTCTACGTGGAACGGCAAGCCAAATCTGGATCAGATAAACTTTAATACCTCCTTTAATTCTTACTTATCAAGTCCACCGgacaaaacatttccatttttccataAATACTTGATCCAAGACTATTAATTTCATTGTGCACTTTTCAATTTCCTCTTGtgggttttagttttgttgtgTCAATGGTAGCATTTGACTTACTGAACTTGGACAcaaactaacttttttttagtTATACCAGAAAACCTCAGCAGATTTTGATTTGCTGCTTTAGTCGTGATAACtcaatttttatatatatagtttcataaaatagttatttgacttttttatattaatgttttcagtTCTCACTTTCTAAAGGCACATTTACATCAGAGAAGCTTTCTGTCCTCCTTACAAGCAAGATAAATGTGCTTCTGATTATGAAGAGCAATACAACTTCATGCTGTTCTTACAGCTGTTACGTAGATATGATTTAATCTCTTCAAATTACGGAATTGTTTGCACGTATTATTTTCCCTCGTGCAAGAAACTAAACCGTGACCTCTGAGCAATCATTCTTTGtctgcaggagagaggagatGTGGCATCATTAAATAGACCAGGTAATTGCTGCTGTATTGGTGTGTATTCAGGCTGCTGACTTTCAGGAATCATTGTAAATAAACAGTTGGTTCAATTGTATCAATACTGCAGTTTAATTCAAGTATTCCCCACATACGCTCTGCCCTTCCCCCcttcaaattttttaaaattatcttaaaatatatacatgtcTCTAAATTGCATTGAGATTTTAAGTTTTTGTAACTGAACCTGAATTGCCTTAAGACTAGGCTGTCATCCTGAAATGTGATCACGAACACTTCCTTGCTTGAAAACTTGAGGGAGTTCCTGGTGACGGGCCCCAGCCCTCCTTCCTGCTGGGAACGGGGAGCACAGCCCCGAAGCCCGGGGTCTGTGAGAACAGGCTTAGGTCTAAACACAGCTCCTGTCTGCTAAATGCCTGCAGTTCACTTAAAACTGAGTGGGAGCGGAGGGTGTTCAGCCGCGTGGCGTGACAGCTGgtcagcagctcagctgcaagCTCAAGGGAGGACGCTCAGCGTCACAGTGCGGCTGGCCCGACGGCTGGTGACGAGCCGAGGCTGCTGCGGACGGGAGCAGACTCGGGTAGCTGTAGTAGTTACGCACTGGccttggggggggtggtgtctgTATTTACCTTCTCTAGGCAAAAGCTGGAGGCAtgatacagtttttaaaacttggCTATGTAATGGACAAAGActtctattgaaaaaaaaatagagtaatTTTAGCTGTACTGCTGTTCTGGAGAGTGGAAATCAGcaaataagatttaaaaaaggGGGACAGGAAAACCAGTACTGCAAAAGCCAAGAACCCCAAGAGAACCCTGAAATTTGGCCAATGCCAAATTTCCATTCTCTTCCGCAGCCCCTCCCTTCCAGCCCGCTCCCACGTGCCTAGCACGGAACTGGGCAGCAAGAATCTCAGAGGCGTGGTAGTTAAGAGTAGAATTTACTTAACGCAAGTAAACAGCGCCTTTCTGTTACTGTGGCAACAGTAAAACACGAAAGAACTCAAGTAAAATGTGACTACCCTTCTTAGTTAATGCTTCTGAAAGACCTTTTAGCACGTAGCGCAGCTGTCCCTAGGGATTGTACCACAGCTCAGCCTGGTGCTCAGGGAGTACGCGTCACTTCCCTGCCATGGGTTCCCTGCTGGCTGTACACCAACAAGTACAAAGAGAAATCACAATCGGGTGGTTTTCAGAATGTCATTCTTTGTAGATTTTTTCACAGCATCTTAAGCCAGGAAGGAGAGAAATTGGCTCAATACAAAACTGCAGAACGCATTCAGCATTGCTAATGGTGTATGACTATGTAAACTGTACGCTAGTTAAAAACCTATTGTGATTATTGATACCTTAAGTGACATATATAAGGATGTCTTCTTTTACTGAAATTGAACAATAAATAGAAGTATTCATTGCTTTGAATTGTAGATAGTTTGTCACCTGCCATTTCTGCGTTTCTTGCAGCCCGGTAGGTAGCTGTCACCGTTGACCCAGGCAGAATCCCCTGGTTGCGCAGGCGAGGGCAGTGTCCTGCCACGTCACCCTGCAGGGCAGCCGTACTGCTCACACCTAGATTCCAcctgcagctgtgttttgtcTGCGTGCTACTTGGATTGGATTCCTTTAGCTTTTTAGTTTTGAGAATATGAAGCTTAAAATACACAACTCGCTACAGGCCAGAAGCAGTTTAACTTGAGTAGTCAGTCATTAGTCAGGTGTCTCGGTGTTCTCGCAAACCAGTGATGTAAATGTGcctttctgtatttatagaaacttCAATTTGTAATCTTCAGCAACATTCACTTATTTTAAGCGGCTTCTACTTCTCCAGTTAATTTGTTGGGTCAGTTATGTTCCCACTTTGGTATTTCCTTGCAGCACAGTTTGCTCTGTAGGGCCAAGGTCGCCCGCAGGGGCCGGGCGAGCCGCAGCCATGGGAGCACGATGCAATCCCGTCACGCTTGTTCTCGCGGCAGGTGGTGACACAGACTCAGCCATATGCTTTGCTGGAACAAGTACATTGTCAATCCTTTCCTAATTTAACTTTCTCACACTGCAAACCAAGATGGACAGTATGAACAGTTTGTTGTGGCAACACAAGTATTTCTCTTCCTGGTGGAGAACTTTGCTTATCCACTGTATTCTATTCAGTGTggtgttgaaaagaaaaagaagtaactGAGCACTGAACCAGTAACATATACTGCACCTGGCCTAGTATTACATTTTTAACCTTGTATATCCTATATTTATCTACTAGcttggggcaggagggggtgggggcggggggtaTCATTTCATCCAagccaaatgtttcttttctacttACTGCTGATAATAGTACACACTAActggcaagattttttttttcttgcttctgacTGCTCCGCAAGCAACAACTGCTCTCTACAGTTCAGACTTGCATATTTTTCACCAAAATGTGTCTGATCAAAGGTTGTCCTTTTGTCAGTAATGTTCAGCCGCGTATACAACTGGAGACAAGATTTACgtaaaacaaaactgcaaaacGTGCAGCGCTCGGAACACGGCGCCAGCAGGGTGGTGGATGGGGGACTGCGAGGCGCAGTTCCGTGCGGAATGCTCAGGCCCCTACAAAGGGAGCTGCTCCTCATGCTGTAGCAGAAGGTGCTGCTCAGGTGCACCAGGTgtcagcaggagagcagagaaCTTTCAGagaggcagggacagcagcccTGTGTCAAAAGCAGGCGGCCATCCGTCGGGGTTTTGCGGAATTGATGGAAAGCATAACGCGTGGTGTTCAGAAGTTTCCCCCCCAATGTTTCATTACTGATGTGTCTGTGTCTCACCGATGAGGTAATCAGCACCTTGAAGATTGATTCCAATGTGCTTTAGGATATCCTCAAGTACTGTAGTGCCATAGTTGTAATTGTTTACCATTAAAATCTAGTGTGTAATTTTCAGTGAGGATTACTGACTGTGCTCATCTTGTGTGTTTCTGGAGCATTTCCAGGTTGAATATGAATTATATCTCATTCACACGGTGTGTTTATGGAAAATGTGCCATTAAAGTATCTCCTTTCCTTAGAAAATGAAGCTCCTCTTGTCCTTCTAGGGCCTTGCAGAACATGATGACTTGTTAATCCTTTGAACAGAAATGGCAGAGTGCTTTACCTTGtgctggggaaaacaaaacaaagcaaactgaagTGTTCCTGCTATTTAACGCTGCTCCCAAAACCAAAACGAGGCCTTGATGTTCAGTTTTAAAGGGCCTTGTCAGCCAACAGCCGTTAATGTTGATACCAGATTGTGGCGTTTGCGTCCTCTGCATGGTAAGAGTCCACCCTGGCACTGGTATCCTCGTCACTGAAGTTTGCTTGCCAGTTGccttttgtatttataaataattcttCTGCACATACCACAACTCCAGGCTGTGTCAACTCTTTACACCTGCTCAGGAACGAAGGTAAGTTCCGACGGCTAGAGGGACGCTCGTGTGAGCGAAGCCCAGCCGTGCTGGCCCCCTTTCTAGCCGCTGGTTCCCAGGGCCAGGGGATGGGCTGGCCACCAGCTCTTCTTGCCCCTTGGTGGGGCATCCCcacctggctgcagcctgccaggagCGGGATCTCCTCCTCAGCTCTGGGAAAATAGTGAATGACAAAGGATACGAAACCGAAAGACTGGCAATTGTTAAGCACAGCTTACTGTTATATAGTAGAAAATTACTAACTGAAGAATTAAACAGATCCACAACTGCTGCTTATTTGAGTCACTGGGCATCGGCATATGCAGCACTCAAGCACAGATAGGAGCTAAAATAATTGTTGCAGACTGCAAATGAATGTCCGTTTTTCAGAGCTGAATTTCAGACTGCATTCATGGggtaagaaggaaaagagaaactcTGGTCCCACTCAACTGTCATATATTGAAACAAACCCAATTAAAATGCAGCTAAGTAAAATGCAGCTACTAAACCCATGCAAGCCGCCTGAGAAATCCCTTGATCTCAAGCATTTTTATTGCACAAACATTAAAGTGACAGGGCTGTTCATTGTTGCTTTTAATTCTGACCTGCCCTTTgctgcagctttatttttcttctaggagaactggaaaacaaGCACTTGCCCTCTTAAAACCGATTCTCTAGATCCTTTTCCCACCAACATTTCCAAGTCGATGGTAGCAGAACTGAACCCGTCACACCCCTCAGGGCGATGTGTACagccggggctgcgggcagaGCCTGCGtgtggctggggggggaccGGCTGCCTGGGCTGTTCACACCacacaggcagggagctgctccagAGCCCGATGCTTGTCAGCTGGAGTGCCTGACGTGACTGTGTGTAGGTGGCTCTGTCTATTGGCGTCTGCCTGTTGCATGATGTCCATGTTTGTTGGTGGCCTTTGGTGCCTGTTGGTGTCCATGTCTCGCTGCTGGTGTCTGCCTGTTGGTGCTCATTGGTGCCGGTTTGTGCCTGTTCATGTTGGTGGTTGGCGCCTGTTGTTGGCTGCTTGTGACTGTTGGTGCCCGTGTCTGGCTGTTGCTGTCTGTGGGTTTGCCCAGGTTTCTGTGTGGGTGTGTTTGTCGGTGGGGCTGTCTATGTTTTAAAGCGCCCTGGGAATGTTGCAGCACCTTTTACAAGCCGTTTGCGAAAGGTCATTACCCAGTGTAACAGCCCCCAGCCGTGGTGCAGAAGGGGAAGCTTGGccgcagcagcaccagcagagctgccaggggctgtgccaggggctgcGCGCTGCAGTCCCcgacctgctgctgcccaggaagCCAAAGCCTCCAACGGGGAAGGCTGGCACCGCTCTGCCTTGCAGCTGCAGctacaccccccacccccaccccattcAGTAACTCTGCACAAGAACTTCGCTGAACATCGGGAGcgcccacaacaacaaaaactccCTTTTAAGGAAGCATTTCATGGCCGTTAAGTACTGCGGCTCTACACGCCCATCCCATTCCCTTGCAGGAACAGAACAAGAGTTGCATGCATTCgtgcttcttttcctttccctgttcttAGCTTCTGCACCAGTTGTTCGCCAAAAATAAACACCGTTCCACAACCATATATGTGCAACAGCCTTCTGGTGTTTGTCAGCCCCCTCCGGCACTGCCGTGATTCCACACGGCCAGGAGACTGTCGGCTTTCTAACACGCTCTGAGGGGCTATGCACATAACCCAGCTGAATCGGGAATGCCttttacatctgttttcttttctggacaAAAATAGTAGGAAAAGTTTAGCAAAAACATGTCACAAGTTGCTAGAAGTGTTTCAGGATCCTGTACTGTGGCCTTTGTTGAACTTTCACTCTCCAGTGGAACTAAAGAAGGATAATTTTCTCCTGGGAcctgctttaaaatacttatcCATCTGCTGGTATTCAGAGAGAGTCAAGGTGTGTAACATTGAGGACTGGATGAAAAACAATTTCCAGAAAGACTTCTGTAACAGGCACGAAAACACTGTCAATGATTTCTTACTAGAAGTTTGCAACAGGTATGTTCTTTGGGTGTGAAACTCTACATCTACTGTAAAGGTTAACTGCCTTGAAATGAGAGAATTGAGAGCTATTTACTCCATACATCCTACCTGAAATGGAGCATTAAGTACGTGAGTGCTTTGGCTTTGCAGTCTGATTGCAGCGTGAAGTTAGTTTTACAGTGGCAGTAGCATATACTGCATATCGACTTTCCTTaaccctatttttttccttgtttgtttttgaaaaatgagtaATACAGGAAAGTGCAACACTGCCTGCTGAATGGCTGCTTAACTGAAACGTGCCATTCTGGCAGTGCAGAGCActgggggggcggcgggggggcacGGGCTAGAGGGAAGGCATGGGTTCAAATAGCAAATACATGTCACAACAAAACCAAGTTAATTAAACATGTTACCAAACAccaaatttgtttcattctaaGAATTAAGTATTGCTTTTATACTGAAATTTAACTCTTCTCTTAGCTTTTTATAAACtacagtaaaggaaaagaattatCACTGTGGATGGGTACACAGCATTTCTTGTAAGAGCTTTACTGCTACAAagcagctttaaagaaaaaaaaaaagttaaattacCTTAGGAGCAGCAAACGGGGTAGGGCCAGCCCTAGTGTTTCAGTACCACCAGGGACGGTTGCCATCGTAGATGGGAGCCGAAAGGGGCACGTCGGTGCCCACCCTGCAAGGGCAGGGCTTTGTGCCACAGCGCAGAAGGCAGAAAgctctgttcagcagcagcaatttaaaCCCCGGCAAATTAGAGGATACTGCGAGCACATGGTGTCCTGGTGAGAACCGGCAGCGGTGCAGGCTCAAAACAAGGACTGAAATGTAGGTTCAAACCAGAACGTTAAGTTGCAAGTAATACAGTTCAGAAGTGACTGTTCCAGAACAAACTGATAGAAAAGTTCGGGTTAATTAGCAGAGCATCATTAGGAAGCACTTCTGTGCCTAAAAGGAGGGTACTGGGTGATGCACTCTCTCATTTTGGCACTAGGTTGCCTACCACAATGCCAGACTTTTAACTATTTCCACTTTTTTGCCATCACAAATGAGGATTCAGAAAGGGGACACAACCACAGGTCTGCAGAAACAGTTtaacatttaaatgcttttctctgcGATCTCAAAGCCTCTCAAAATCCAGCAAAGGCCTTTCAGCCTTACGTGGGTTTGCTTCCACTAGTTACTGAATTCTTAAAAATTACACTGACACTCACCCCCGCTCACACCTCATCCACTTTAGCCTTCCTAAGATAagttcctgcctttttttttttttttttttttccactgaaagcaTTTCCATCTAAACAAAATCCCTAGTGTTCTGTGCAAAGAagaatgcaaattaaatatCCAGCTTTTCCCCCCGACCCTGGAGTACTTTCACTCTGTGGATGAAGTCACAGAGACGGCAGATTGGAGCCCTTCTGAACTTCGCCTGCTCTAAACCACTGGCTTTTCTAACTGTTCCTGAGGGTAAAggaaaagggggggtgggggggacgaCCACGCAGCTGACAGCAGCACACTTTATTCCCCCTGCTCGAAAGGTGAAGTCAAGCAGCAGTGGGGGGATGGGCTGGGGTGCAGAGACAGGAACGTACCATGTACCAGTTTTTAAGGACAAACAAACACGCCGCAGCCGTGGCAGAGCCCCTTCTTCGCTCCCACTGCTCTTGCACACCCACCCCGACACGGGCTCTGAGCACGGACGTGTTCATGGCAACCGTGCAGCTCCTACGGGGGGAGGCCGGCGAACCGCTCTGCCCGGGGGTCTCCCAGGCTCGGTGCTGGCGCTGCACCAGCACGGCCCGCAGCAGCCCCGGCTAACGGACACCAGGCTGCACCGCGCTGACCGGGCGGGAGCGGAACCTGCTCGCTCTGCGAAGGCTTGGCAGGGTGGCGCGCAGGGGCCCTGCACACGATGCTGCCTTGCTCCCGTTTGCCACCCACGGACGGGGAGTCAGAGCCAACACCGTGACTAGGAGCAGCCCTTCGCTGTGCTCTCCCCATCTGCCCAAGCcacaaaaaggaagcttttGAAATTTGCTGTGTCATTGTTTACAAGTAGCATTTTTACCGTTTTCAGTGATTTGCAGGAAGGTTTAAGACCTGTTTGGGGTTCAAGCATCAACACTCTTAGCTGGCATCTATTAAGTACATCCAGGGAGCTGAAACACACCCGCTAATCCCCATAGAATCAGGAGTGGAAGTGTCTTACTTGCCCATGCTCGGCTCTTCACTCAGTTGTCCTCACACTCATCCTGACCTGAGTCCTCGCCCACGTGCTGCGCTCGGAGAAGCGCGGCACCATGCACCGCCTTCCAAAAACCAAcgcagctgcagctgaaatagGCGCCtacctccccttccccaccgcACCGAGGTACCGACATACGGACACACAAGGCAAAGGCAAGCCTCACAACCAGTAGAGCTCAGCATTAAGGCCTACATACGCCCCCACCTGCTCGTGCCACCTTACCCCTCCCAATGGAAGAGGATGTATTTTTCTACCTTTCATATTTACTCTCGACTATACTAGCTTCTTCAAGCTCTATTACGTATTTTCCCCCTTGTCTCACCTGTAACAATCGTGTTTTCAGATGTCCAAACCTGCTATCTGTGACCCTCGCTGGGTGTGGCCACGTTACAGATGAGTGCatcttgctgcttctcaagAACTGCCCAAACCTCAAGACACTCAAACTGGAAAACTGTGTGCGGATCACAGACCGGACACTAGCAGCAGTGACCCTCTACGGGGGATCATTGCAAACGCTCCACGTGGATTTCTGCCGGAACATAACACAGACTGGTCTCGAAAAACTCAGAGAAAAATGTCCTTTGGTAACACTGAGAGCGGACAGAAGCGCTAACATGATTCCAGacaataaaccagaaaaaaagtcGATGCTTGAAAAGGCATCAAGGAAATGGGTTCAGTTTTAAGTGCAACAAATTGTGTAACGTGTAATTGGTCAGTGTGAGTATCTTACTCCACTCCCACTCTCCTCTTGGGTAGCACTGCTGCAAGGAACTGCATTCTGGTTTAAGTCCAAACAAATGGCTGATGCATTTTGTAAAGGCTGCACAAAGGCATGCTTCTCCACCAGGATggtcttaaagaaaaaaaacctgttttctttctgttattcCTTGAAACTGGAAAGACCCGCGTTGCTGTCACAAACGCTAGGTCTGATTAAGGCTGAGAACTGCAGTTTCGATACCCTCTTGTTGCAGATGACTGGAATGCACCTCActgggaagagaagcagcagtacaTTTTATTGaggttaaataaaataaaattgagttGACAGAGTTCAATAAATTTTGACAAGGTTCAATTAAGTTCAATAGCAAGGTTCACCTTATTCATTACTGCATGGAAGAAGCATACAAAGGAAAACGGAGTTAGAGTGATTCACACAGAGAGCAGAGAGACAAACAGTAAGGAAGACCCTCCCGCCGAGTCACGAGGCTCAGAGCGacccccctgctccctgcactcCTTACAAGCCTAGGCACGGCTGGATCCAGCCTTAGCCTTGGACTTGGTCAACAGTTTATGTGTAACggaagacacacacacacacagattaAGGAGGACCCTCCTGTGGGGCACGAGGCTCAGAGTGGaccccccttgctttctaagcTCCTTCCACAATGGGAAAGGGCATAAAGCCGCAGCAGATAGAGCTTGGGTAACTGTATGATCTACACGAATTTCAGGGATATTAACAAACTCAGATTACAGGATGTATATATCCATACGGTCATTCCATCTGCTGAGGCCGATAACTACACCACAGAAGATCTTGCTAGCAAAAGCAGAGCACCTGGCAGCCATCGCCTCCTCGGTGACTCACACCTGTAGCCCATTTGTCAGGCGTGCTCATTACAGGAGGGCTGCATGGCAATGCAGGCAAAACACAGTCTGACCCCTCGCACGCACTTTGACAAGATACTGAAAGCTGCCACTGAAGGAAGGGCAGTATGACCGAACGCTAGACCTATAGGAAAAGACAGTGACCTAGAACCTGTAGCTTTAAATGCTACATTGGGAACACACCGCAGTACCGGTCTATATAAGCACCCGTTTCTCACTGCCAAGCACAAAACAAATCGCTATTTTCATCCCAAACCACAAAGCTGTCTCTTTCTTGCATGCTGCTCTGCTACATGGAAAggaacctttttcttttttttttttttaatgaaaggttGCTATGGCATCATCTACAAAATCTGACACCAAAGACTGGCACAGTTTTATTCTGCTGTATAAAATTTGCCTTGGTACAACAGATGGGGATTTGGTCCTGGGATTGAGTACTCGGGACTGGTAACACCATGTTCCAACGGCTTTTGACGCATGTACAGATTTTCGCCCAGAAGAGGTAAACATTTCCCAGTGCCACCTTACTGTGTGCCACCTGCACTGCGGTTACCTGTCAACAATTTTAGTTGCCGAGTCTGTCTCGGTGTAAtgatatagaaaaaaaaatcatt
This genomic stretch from Falco naumanni isolate bFalNau1 chromosome 7, bFalNau1.pat, whole genome shotgun sequence harbors:
- the FBXL22 gene encoding F-box and leucine-rich protein 22 gives rise to the protein MHITQLNRECLLHLFSFLDKNSRKSLAKTCHKLLEVFQDPVLWPLLNFHSPVELKKDNFLLGPALKYLSICWYSERVKVCNIEDWMKNNFQKDFCNRHENTVNDFLLEVCNRCPNLLSVTLAGCGHVTDECILLLLKNCPNLKTLKLENCVRITDRTLAAVTLYGGSLQTLHVDFCRNITQTGLEKLREKCPLVTLRADRSANMIPDNKPEKKSMLEKASRKWVQF